The window GCGAGATCTACCTGAAATACCGCCAGCCCAAGGTGGTCGCCGTCATCGAGAAGAACCTGGCCCGGGTGCGCGAACGCCTGAGCAAGGGCGGCAAGGGCGGCGGCCATTCCCCCCGCCGCTCCCCCCGCCCGCGCGGATAGCTTGGGCGTTTTTCCTAATCGTCATGGCCGCACTTGTTGCGGCCATTCACGTCATTCTTTCCTGCGGATCCGGGGATGACGCACAAGGAGAGGTGAAACGGAAACGGCGGGACCCCGGGCCCCGCCGTCCGTCTTCATAGCGCCGAACCCTACTGGCGGTTCTGGCGGTTCTCGATCAGGTCCTCGACCACGGTGGGATCGGCCAGCGTCGAGGTGTCGCCCAGCGTGCCGAAGTCGTTCTCGGCGATCTTGCGCAGGATGCGGCGCATGATCTTGCCGGAACGGGTCTTGGGCAGGCTCGGCGCCCATTGCAGGAAATCGGGCGACGCGATGGGTCCGATCTCCTTGCGCACCCACTGGACCAGCTCCTTGCGCAGCTCCTCGGTCGCCGGCTCGCCGGCGTTGAGGGTCACGTAGGCGTAGATGCCCTGGCCCTTGATGTCGTGCGGGCAGCCCACCACGGCGGCCTCGGCCACCTTCGGATGGGCGACCAGCGCGCTTTCCACCTCGGCGGTGCCCATGCGATGCCCCGACACGTTGATGACGTCGTCGACGCGCCCGGTGATCCAGTAATAGCCGTCCTCGTCGCGCCGGCAGCCGTCGCCGGTGAAGTACTTGCCGGGATAGGTGGTGAAGTAGGTCTGCACGAAGCGGTTATGATCGCCATAGACGGTGCGCATCATGCCCGGCCAGGCGTCGACGATGCACAGATTGCCGGCGCCGGCGCCCTTGATCTCCTGCCCTTCGGCGTCGACCAGCAGGGGGACGATGCCGAAGAACGGCTTGGTCGCCGAGCCGGGCTTGGTCGCGATGGCGCCCGGCAGCGGGGTGATCAGGATGCCGCCGGTCTCGGTCTGCCACCAAGTGTCGACGATCGGGCAGCGCTCGTCGCCGACCACCTTGTGGTACCACATCCAGGCCTCGGGGTTGATCGGCTCGCCCACCGTGCCCAGGATGCGCAGGGATTTGCGGCTGGTCTTCTTGACCGGTCCGTCGCCTTCGCGCATCAGGGCGCGGATGGCGGTCGGCGCGGTGTAGAAGATGTTGACCTTGTGCTTGTCGATGACCTGCCAGAAGCGCGAGGCATCCGGGTAGGTCGGCACGCCCTCGAACATCACCGAGATGGCCCCGTTGGCGAGCGGCCCATAGACGATGTAGCTGTGCCCGGTCACCCAGCCGACGTCGGCGGTGCACCAGAAGACGTCGCCGTCCTTGTAGTCGAAGACGTACTGATGGGTCATCGAGGTATAGACCATGTAGCCGCCGGTGGTGTGCATCACCCCCT of the Shumkonia mesophila genome contains:
- the acs gene encoding acetate--CoA ligase gives rise to the protein MADLFPVSETIAKSAWADSAKYEEMYKRSVADPEGFWAEQAKRIDWIKPFTKVKDASFNAPDVHIKWFYDGTLNASYNCLDRHLAKRGNQTAILWEADDPNKSEAITYKDLHERVCRLANALKAQGINKGDIVTIYLPMIPEAAVAMLACARIGAIHSVVFGGFSPDSLAGRIQDGKSVALITSDEGLRGGRPVPLKANADKAVAQCPTVKTVVVVKHTGGNVPMTAGRDVWYHEICAKVSADCPPAEMSAEDPLFTLYTSGSTGKPKGVMHTTGGYMVYTSMTHQYVFDYKDGDVFWCTADVGWVTGHSYIVYGPLANGAISVMFEGVPTYPDASRFWQVIDKHKVNIFYTAPTAIRALMREGDGPVKKTSRKSLRILGTVGEPINPEAWMWYHKVVGDERCPIVDTWWQTETGGILITPLPGAIATKPGSATKPFFGIVPLLVDAEGQEIKGAGAGNLCIVDAWPGMMRTVYGDHNRFVQTYFTTYPGKYFTGDGCRRDEDGYYWITGRVDDVINVSGHRMGTAEVESALVAHPKVAEAAVVGCPHDIKGQGIYAYVTLNAGEPATEELRKELVQWVRKEIGPIASPDFLQWAPSLPKTRSGKIMRRILRKIAENDFGTLGDTSTLADPTVVEDLIENRQNRQ